DNA from Pecten maximus chromosome 18, xPecMax1.1, whole genome shotgun sequence:
atgaaaaactcaacaatttcaacaatctgtcatgtgtaaaaaatctttttctattagtcaatttttctgatctctctgcgggcagGCCTCtttaagatattaaaaaaataaatgacagATTTTTGATTGAAGGACTAACAAGTAATCAGTGAGATTTACAGATTTAATAGTAAATTTTATATGTCCTGGGTCCAATTTCAATGATGTGAATTTGGTGTTGACAGCCATGCTACAGCTGGCCCAGCTGTTGTTTCTGCTGGGATCTCTGGGAATGATTGTGTGCTGTGCTACAACTTTTATCCTGGCCTGTAGGAAATACGCCTCAGCTACAGGAGAGCTCTGCCTGGCGGTGGCGACCACTCCTCTTAGtaagtataactatatatggaattttgatgaatttataaaataaagtgAAATTAGATTGACAAGAATATAAGACGAGAATATTTTCCTTTAAGAGTACAAGTGTATAGGTACTGCTGCGACAGTAGTAcctatacacgtatatatacacGCTTTTGAGGTGTAAggaattatacatgtagattcGGACTAATAGATTACCGAAGCCGGCCATTGAAGCTCTCATAGCAGGGttgagatatatacatgtatccacgatacaggaaaatatttgaatatttttctcacatacttgtaAGAAATTGTAAGGTCTGTACATGTTGTGAAACCTTTTCATGGTGCGCTATCATCAAGTTTCCATAAGATCTATGTCAAAATTGGTGATTACTATCAATTTGGGACATGGTAATGCtacataaaataatgatattatactaTTGTGAGTGGCGTTATAGCACATGCCAGCTGTCTTTCACTTAATTACCCGTATgacagggcatccagttgacccttgactttcagcagtttcagaagtcaaatcattATTTGACAgaaatctgattggtcaaaacatatgtcaggTAGACATGTCCCTTTAACATACTCTCaggggtctactggatgccctgtatGAGATTGAATTATCCCATCGATCCCTAGCAACTATGTCGGGATCACCCTGTGAAGTACAGGTATGTGAGAAATGATTATAACACTGGGGCTTAATTCAAATCAACAATACATGGTCCATATtaggtataatatgtatatgttataacatataaaatacatggATTTAGGAATTGGTGTTGAGCCCCTATACGACACacaaatattgatatcacaggCACTCCCCTCATCTGTCAATACagcaaattttgtatataaggtgtattgacagacgaggcaaGTTCTTGTATaaggtgtacatgtattgacagacgaggcaaGTTCTTGTACCGACATGAAAACACTTTGACAGATACTGTCACTTAGCTTAGAATTTGATtgttatataccagtaaataGGCTTCAAAAAGGCCATTGCAAAAAAGCCTTACCTTAGTTATTTTGTCATGTAGctactacacatgtacacagacaggtaccttttgagatttttttatacaaataagtgtacataaataaaaatgtttgattgtattgtttttgtttgattatattattttttgtgtttttacaGCAATATGTATGGTGGCCTCAATAATCCTGGTTTTTATGTCTGTGCTGGTGGACACCCAAGCAGAATGGCATGGACTCCCAGTTCCTGATTATACTCCAAACCGGTTTGCTGGATTTTACAAAGTACTGAAAGTTATTCCTGAGATTTCCCTAAACTTTGGGACTTATGTGGCGTGTATTGGAGTCGTGTTTTCCATCGTAGGCACCGTCTTGATGTGGATCCAGGCATGCTGTACCTGTCAAGAGTTCCATGACACCCGCTATCACATGCTAAGGGAGATTCCTGATTTGGGTTCCAGCCCAATCCCTGGGAAACACCATGGTTTTGCCAATATCGGgtatacaaaaacaaatcccggagaaatcaatatttaatcattttctgaaccattttctcaaaaaaacaaaacaaaaaaatacaatgaaacaaTCTCATTGAATTAGATTAACAAAATATCCATTATTGATTTTAGTTAAACA
Protein-coding regions in this window:
- the LOC117317052 gene encoding uncharacterized protein LOC117317052 isoform X1 — encoded protein: MADFMSNLLRAKLLTLSGIVYLLCSLACILSALLPFWFVLRVDLTYSDDSSATVSRKINSGLFFMDEGRFINMMMLGKIDNHGLVPPMLQLAQLLFLLGSLGMIVCCATTFILACRKYASATGELCLAVATTPLTICMVASIILVFMSVLVDTQAEWHGLPVPDYTPNRFAGFYKVLKVIPEISLNFGTYVACIGVVFSIVGTVLMWIQACCTCQEFHDTRYHMLREIPDLGSSPIPGKHHGFANIGYTKTNPGEINI
- the LOC117317052 gene encoding uncharacterized protein LOC117317052 isoform X2, which codes for MADFMSNLLRAKLLTLSGIVYLLCSLACILSALLPFWFVLRVDLTYSDDSSATVSRKINSGLFFMDEGRFINMMMLGKIDNHGLVPPMLQLAQLLFLLGSLGMIVCCATTFILACRKYASATGELCLAVATTPLTICMVASIILVFMSVLVDTQAEWHGLPVPDYTPNRFAGFYKVLKVIPEISLNFGTYVACIGVVFSIVGTVLMWIQACCTCQEFHDTRYHMLREIPDLGSSPIPGKHHGFANIG